In Pseudomonadota bacterium, a single window of DNA contains:
- a CDS encoding type II toxin-antitoxin system VapC family toxin produces MMIYVDTSVLVGYYCPEALSSQAEELSREQIKPGLSSLTEVEFASAVAKKVRQRELSRIDGNRILAKFVSHVKAELFQMIPVEDHHWQLARGWIGLFATALRTLDALHLAIASDKELPLVTSDKTFFRPLKS; encoded by the coding sequence ATGATGATTTATGTAGATACAAGTGTGCTGGTGGGGTACTACTGTCCGGAGGCCTTAAGTTCACAGGCGGAGGAGTTGTCGCGAGAGCAGATAAAGCCGGGTTTGAGCAGCCTGACTGAAGTGGAATTTGCTTCAGCTGTGGCAAAAAAGGTGCGTCAACGAGAGTTGAGCCGCATAGATGGCAATCGAATTTTGGCAAAGTTTGTCTCCCATGTGAAGGCAGAGCTTTTTCAAATGATTCCAGTGGAAGATCATCATTGGCAACTCGCCCGTGGCTGGATCGGCCTTTTTGCAACCGCCCTGAGAACGCTTGATGCGCTTCACTTGGCAATAGCATCTGATAAAGAGCTTCCACTGGTTACGTCGGATAAAACTTTTTTCAGGCCGCTGAAGAGTTAG
- the vapC gene encoding tRNA(fMet)-specific endonuclease VapC, with protein MLKYMLDTNIVIYTMKNRPTKVREVFNRHQGRMCISTITLGEMVFGAEHSQQVERNLTDIEAMVARLEVLPFNNNAAYHFGRIRAELYSIGRPIGPYDMMIAGHARAEGLILVTNNVNEFKLVPGLILENWIN; from the coding sequence ATGTTGAAGTATATGCTGGATACAAATATTGTAATTTATACTATGAAAAATCGACCCACTAAGGTGAGAGAAGTCTTCAATCGGCATCAAGGACGAATGTGTATTTCTACCATAACCTTGGGGGAGATGGTGTTTGGAGCTGAACATTCCCAGCAGGTGGAACGTAATCTGACGGATATTGAGGCAATGGTTGCCAGGCTTGAAGTATTGCCATTTAATAATAATGCAGCATATCATTTTGGGCGGATACGGGCTGAATTGTATAGTATCGGCAGACCCATAGGGCCTTATGATATGATGATTGCCGGTCATGCCAGAGCTGAAGGCTTAATCCTGGTAACAAATAATGTAAATGAATTTAAATTGGTACCAGGGCTTATTCTTGAAAACTGGATCAATTAA
- the vapB gene encoding type II toxin-antitoxin system VapB family antitoxin gives MAHIQTTVFKSNRSQAVRLPKAVAFPEFIKNVEITSIGNKRVITPVGQSWDEWFDAPGVSRDFMEDRQQPEDQIREPL, from the coding sequence ATGGCACACATCCAAACGACAGTTTTCAAAAGCAACCGAAGCCAGGCAGTTCGTTTACCTAAAGCGGTTGCATTTCCTGAATTTATAAAAAATGTTGAGATTACGTCGATCGGTAACAAACGAGTGATTACACCGGTTGGTCAATCCTGGGATGAGTGGTTTGATGCACCAGGCGTTTCCCGCGATTTTATGGAGGATCGGCAACAACCTGAAGATCAAATCAGGGAGCCCTTGTAA